GCCATCGCTCGCCTGGACAACAGTGCTGCCAAGCACAAATTGTCCGTTAAGCCAAAAAACCAGAGGGTGTCAAAGAAGCACAGGCGACTTGCCAGGGTATGTAGAGCCCTTCCAGGCTGACCGGGCAGATGCCCTTGCTTGCTTTTTTGCCAAAGGAGGTGGTGCTGGGAGGGGCCAGTAGAAGGACCTAGGTCTCTCCCATCAGGGACCTGGTGTGTTGCAGTGAACAAGGGCCAGCAGGCCCATTTCCTTTCCATCGCCCCTTCTAACATGCTGTCTGCCTGGGGGCTGGTGGACCTCAGAATGAGAGGCTGCCCTTTGAGGGCCTCTTGAACACTTTGTACTTGGTTTGCCACAGAAAGGTGACCCAGCTCTCCTGCTATGGCTTAGCCAAAGGTTCTTCAGTGTGACAAGGGTGGACTTTATTTCCTCATCGTTCTAATGCTGGGCTATTGGTTTTCCTACGATTCATTTGTACTGAGCAAAAGGAATGTGAGAATGACCAATAAAGGGGCTACTGAGTAAACACGAAGGTGATGTGTTTTCCTCCACCCTTGCAATTACTCCTGGTGTGCTGGCCTGGGTTTACCTAGCTCTATACTTAGGAACAGCGGCCCCTTCTTTTGAGATGAAGAGGGCCACCGACATTGTGATAGGGTGGGAAGTGGTTGCCTGTGCCAAAGGCAAAGgctaattcttttttccttaccaACATTAGGATCGACCAAATGAACAAGGTGGCCTTCCACGTCAGCTGTCCCTCGACCAGAACGGACACTCTGGAGAAGACAAGCCAATTTGGCACGAAGAGGAACCAGAGCTGCTGGAGTccgaagaagaaaagagatgccAAGAAGAATACTGGCTAGAACTTGAGGCCAAGTGCAAACGGCAAAAGGCCGAGGCAGCAGAGAGGAGACGTCTGGAAGAGCAGAGACTCCAGGCCCTGGAGAGGAGGCTTTGGGAAGAGAATAGAAGACAAGAGCtcttggaggaggaaggagaggacagggagggagaggagacagaacTACAGCTGGAGGCAGAAGAGGGGCAGGgcaaagaggagaagcagagactcaAAGAGCAAGGTGGCCAAGGCCAAGAGTggagagagcaagaggaaggaaggcaCCTGGAGGCCCAAGAACAGGCGGTGtggagagggcaggaggctgaGAGGCAGCGGCAGTTAGAAGAGCAAAGAGAGTTGAAGGAgctcaggaggcaggaggagctggaggagcagcagaggcaggaagccgagaagcagcagcaggagttGGAGCAgcggcaaagggaggagcagcagaggctggaagaggagcagcggcaaagggaggagcagcgTAGGCTGGAAGAGGAGcattggcagagggaggagcagcagaggctggaagaggagcAGCGgcgaagggaggaggaggagcagcggcGGCGTGAGGAGcagcagaggctggaagaggagcAACGGAGGCGGGACGAGGAACAgcggcaaagggaggagcagctGCTTTTGGAAGAGGAGCAGCGGcggctggaggaggagcagagggaaagggaggagcagcggcgggaggaggaggaggaggaggaggcggccacggcggcggtggcggcggcagaGAGAAGGGCGGAGCTGGGAAAgcgggaggaggtggaggtgccCCGGCGGCCGGAAGCGGAGGCCGCCCGAGGGCACGAGGAGAAGCGGCCGCAGCCGGAGGAGCTGAGGGGCTCGAGGAGCGCGCTGCACGTGGACTCTGCAGAGAAGCCCGGGAAACGCGAGCACCTGAAGCTCGAGAAGCAAGGAGAAAACTCTGAGGAATCAAGGGTTTGCGAGAAGCAGAGCCGGGAGGCCGAGCCGTCCGGGGAGCAGCAGGCGCAGCGCGGGGGTCTTCCGGGGCACGGCCGTCGGGCACCGCAGGGCATGAGACCCGAAAGCGGCCCGCAGCCTCCGCAGAAGCCGGAGGCGCCCGTGGAAGAGACGCCGGCCCCCGGGGGGAAGAAGGAAGCTGCCGCGCCGGAGACCGACCGGAAGGTGGAGGAACTGCGCTGGCAGGAGGTGGATGAGCGGCAGACCATGCCCAGGCCCTACACCTTCCAGGTGTCGTCGGGAGGGAAACAGATTCTCTTCCCCAAAGTCAATTTGAGCCCGGTGACGCCCGTGAAAGAGGCGGGGCCCGCCCCTGCTGCCCACGAGCCCGGgacccccaggcccagcccagcgccccccgccctgccctcctccctcagcGTCCCCCACACGGCCATCCTGGTCACCGGAGCGCAGCTGTGCGGCCCGGCCGTCAACCTGAGCCAGATCAAGGACACGGCGTGCAAGTCTCTCCTGGGCTTGTCGGAAGAGAAGAGGCGCGCGGATGGCCCCGGCCCGGAGCAGCCGCCCCGAGCCGCCGAGCCGCGGGCGGGCAGCGGGAAGGCCCGCGCCCCGGAGTCCGCGGCCGCAGGGGCCGCGCTGGCCGAGTGGGCGTCCATCCGGTCCCGAATCCTGAGGGGCGCCGAGACTGAGCGGCGCGGCGACGGGGGCCCGTGCCGGCCGGCGGAGGAgccgccgccccgggcccggTGGGATTCCCGCGGGAGCCTCCGGAAGACGCCGCCGCTGAACGCCAAGTTCTCCATTAAGCCCGCTTGGCAGAAATTCTCCGACGGCGGCGCCGAGACCTCCCGACGGAACGCGGAGGCCGAGGGCGGTAGGAGGCGGCCCGCGCCGTGGCCCGGGGACGCGTCGGGGCCGCAGCCCCCGGCTACTGGCGAGCGCCCCCGGGGCGCAGACGGGCCCGAGCCCGACGCCACGGAGGGATGCAAATTTGCCAAAGACCTCCCGTCCTTCCTGGTTCCGAGCCCTCCGTACCCGCCGCAGAAAGCGGGGGCCCCCGCGGAGGCCGGCGCCGCGCCGGACGGGGAGCCCACCGGGGCCGGGGGCAGGCCGGACCCCGCGGCGCCTGGCCAGGAGGAGAAGGCCTCGCCCTTTGGAATAAAATTGCGAAGGACCAACTACTCCTTGCGCTTCCACTGCGACCAACAGACcgaacagaagaagaagaaaaggcacaGCAGCACCGGGGACAGTGCGGAGGGCGGGCCGCCGGCGGGCAGCGCGCCGGGAGAGGAGACGGCGGGCGCGGCCCCCACGCCCGGCCCGGCGCCGCCCGCAGCCTGGAAGGACCCTGCCGACCGGCCGGCCAGCAGGGGGCCCGCGGCGCCCAAGCCCGCCCTGGCGCCCAAGCCGGCCGGCCAGACGCCCCCGTCCTCCCCGCTCGCCAAGCTCAGCCGGCCCTACCTGGTGGAGCTGCTGGCGCGCCGGCCGGGGAGGCCGGAGCCCGAGGCCGCCGAGCCGGGCAGGGAGGCTCGGGAGAGCAGCGCCCCCTggccgccgtcgccgccgcccGCCGAGAGGAGGAAGGCGCCCCGGCGGGCCGACGAGGAAGCGGCGGACCCCGAGAGGAAGCCCGCGCGGCCCGAGAAGCCTCCCCAGACCCCCGAGGCCGCGAGGAAAGGTACGTGGGGGACACGGACCGCCTCGCCTGCCCGGCGCGCCCGCTGCGCCCGCTGTGCCCCGGGTGGCAAGTTCAGGTGCCGCACGGACCGCCGCGCTGCCGGGTGACCCGGAACGTGGAATGCGGCCCCCGTGCACGCGCTTGCCCGCAGTCCCGGGCCCGAGCAGGGACGCACGGGAGGCTGGGCTCGTCTCGGGGCCGTAGTGGCACCAAGGTGCATCGGCCTGAGGAGCTTCCAGGTGGATGATTGGCTTCGGCTGGGTTTTGTGCAAAATGCTCCGCACGTGCCTCCCGGTGCCGGCAGCTTGCGGCGCGAGGCCTCCTACCGAGGAGCTGGCGCGGGCCTCGCTGCCGCTGCCCCTCCGGCGTCTCCAGCCGGGCCGCGGTCAGGGCTGTGGTCACCTGCGTTGGCTTCGGGGCCCTTGAGAATCTTCatctattgctttttctttcctgttttgtagAGTCGGAGGTAAAGTTGGGTCCTAGTCCAGGAAGTTGCATTCCTCAGAGAAATTCTTCCCGAGGTGTTTTAGGAAGCCCGCAGGCCTCTCTGGGTTAACCGTTTAGGAAGCTTCCTGCGGAGGCCGGAGCTGCTTCCCCAGCAGCGCCGGCTTGGTTACTTGCCTCGCAGAAGGAAGGTCCGCCGTCCTTTTTAACCACGCCTCAGACGGACCGCGTGTCGACCAGCAGTTTCCAGACCCTTTCTCCCTCATTTCCGTCGGTCCTGCTGATGAGCCCACTTTCAaccttttgtttgcattttcgTTTTTACGTCCGTCCGTGCTCGGGTCTGTGCTGGGGTAGCCGAGGGGAGTCCCGCAGACCCGGTAAGAGCCGCCCCTTAGTTCCCTGTCACCTTGTGGGGCTCATGCTCGCCAGCCCCATTGGCTCTCAGAGCTGGGCGTTTTGTGGGCCTGTCAGGTAGAAGCCTTAAAAGTTGGGGCACCAGATGTGGAGTCCAAACCCTTTGTTCCTCAAGGAGGAGCCAGGACTTGTGAGTTCCCTGCTTCCCAGTTGTGGGTTGCTGCACAGGAGGGTGGGTTTATGGTGAGCTTGTGCCTCAGCCTCCTCAGCCCCTTCCACATGGGGTTTTCCTCTTTCACCCAGCGTGTAGGAATTGCTGGGCTagcttttggatttattttaaagggatttGTTGCTGTGTAGCTGTATATTGGGTGTGTCCATGGGAGGAGAGGAGTTCAGGAAACTTctatgttgccatcttgaacTGGAGCCCAATTTTTAGTCTTAACATTAGTGTTTGTCATTAGATTTTATTGTCTCGTCAAAGTCCTTCAGTCTGGGGGACTCCATCCCTCTCCTTAGCTTCTCTCCAAAGAAATAACTCTGTTGTGCTTCTTACTCTTAGAGAAGTCCctttgattattaaaattttctaccAAAAACCGTTACTGTCTTCTCTCCAAGTATCTAGATTCTGGGCTGTCAGGCTCTGCTGATTGAATTGGTCTTTGTTAGAAAAGAAGCGTGAGAGCGAGGTCCATAGGCCCTGTTGGTGTTGCCAGAGACCGCTGGCATTTTCCCACCTCATTCGAGGCCAGGCTGACCAATGCGTCTGACCGAACACCCCCATCAGCAGAAAAATGTTAAGCCTGGGTCTCCAGTTTCATTTGTGAAGTGTGTACCGGTGGTGCCGTCATTAGCTAAAGCCCCCACAGCACCATATACATTTAGGGCAAAGGTCCCTGAAACAGGGGTGGACATAAGTCTATGTTGCAAATCACGGTgctaccttttcttttccttggccAAGTCCTCCTCCGACCAGCCGCCTTCATAAAGTGACAGGCAAAGAGCTTGTCAGCTCCGCTAGTTCTTCTGTTTGTGTTCTTAGTAGCCTCGCCGTGGGCCGCAAGCACACACTGAGG
This Canis lupus dingo isolate Sandy chromosome 13, ASM325472v2, whole genome shotgun sequence DNA region includes the following protein-coding sequences:
- the LOC112652356 gene encoding capping protein-inhibiting regulator of actin dynamics isoform X9 encodes the protein MGTRAFSHDSIFIPDGGAESEQTVQAMSQDNILGKVKTLQRQLSKNIKFGQPPPNAIPMKKADSGEASLEEDLFLTSPMEIVTQEDIILSDTENKPSDTPSSRSPLNLPGTRSEMEEKVAPVKPSRPKRHFSSAGTIESVNLDAIPLAIARLDNSAAKHKLSVKPKNQRVSKKHRRLARDRPNEQGGLPRQLSLDQNGHSGEDKPIWHEEEPELLESEEEKRCQEEYWLELEAKCKRQKAEAAERRRLEEQRLQALERRLWEENRRQELLEEEGEDREGEETELQLEAEEGQGKEEKQRLKEQGGQGQEWREQEEGRHLEAQEQAVWRGQEAERQRQLEEQRELKELRRQEELEEQQRQEAEKQQQELEQRQREEQQRLEEEQRQREEQRRLEEEHWQREEQQRLEEEQRRREEEEQRRREEQQRLEEEQRRRDEEQRQREEQLLLEEEQRRLEEEQREREEQRREEEEEEEAATAAVAAAERRAELGKREEVEVPRRPEAEAARGHEEKRPQPEELRGSRSALHVDSAEKPGKREHLKLEKQGENSEESRVCEKQSREAEPSGEQQAQRGGLPGHGRRAPQGMRPESGPQPPQKPEAPVEETPAPGGKKEAAAPETDRKVEELRWQEVDERQTMPRPYTFQVSSGGKQILFPKVNLSPVTPVKEAGPAPAAHEPGTPRPSPAPPALPSSLSVPHTAILVTGAQLCGPAVNLSQIKDTACKSLLGLSEEKRRADGPGPEQPPRAAEPRAGSGKARAPESAAAGAALAEWASIRSRILRGAETERRGDGGPCRPAEEPPPRARWDSRGSLRKTPPLNAKFSIKPAWQKFSDGGAETSRRNAEAEGGRRRPAPWPGDASGPQPPATGERPRGADGPEPDATEGCKFAKDLPSFLVPSPPYPPQKAGAPAEAGAAPDGEPTGAGGRPDPAAPGQEEKASPFGIKLRRTNYSLRFHCDQQTEQKKKKRHSSTGDSAEGGPPAGSAPGEETAGAAPTPGPAPPAAWKDPADRPASRGPAAPKPALAPKPAGQTPPSSPLAKLSRPYLVELLARRPGRPEPEAAEPGREARESSAPWPPSPPPAERRKAPRRADEEAADPERKPARPEKPPQTPEAARKEKPVLQSRHSLDGSKLAEKVETAQPLWITLALQKQKGFREQQATREERKQAREAKQAEKLSKENVSVSLQPGSSGVSRAGALHKPTTQLEEKKPETAASRLERREQLKKANTLPTSVTVEISDSAPPTPLVKEVTKRFSTPDAAPVSTEPAWLALAKRKAKAWSDCPQIIK
- the LOC112652356 gene encoding capping protein-inhibiting regulator of actin dynamics isoform X8, which codes for MGTRAFSHDSIFIPDGGAESEQTVQAMSQDNILGKVKTLQRQLSKNIKFGQPPPNAIPMKKADSGEASLEEDLFLTSPMEIVTQEDIILSDTENKPSDTPSSRSPLNLPGTRSEMEEKVAPVKPSRPKRHFSSAGTIESVNLDAIPLAIARLDNSAAKHKLSVKPKNQRVSKKHRRLARDRPNEQGGLPRQLSLDQNGHSGEDKPIWHEEEPELLESEEEKRCQEEYWLELEAKCKRQKAEAAERRRLEEQRLQALERRLWEENRRQELLEEEGEDREGEETELQLEAEEGQGKEEKQRLKEQGGQGQEWREQEEGRHLEAQEQAVWRGQEAERQRQLEEQRELKELRRQEELEEQQRQEAEKQQQELEQRQREEQQRLEEEQRQREEQRRLEEEHWQREEQQRLEEEQRRREEEEQRRREEQQRLEEEQRRRDEEQRQREEQLLLEEEQRRLEEEQREREEQRREEEEEEEAATAAVAAAERRAELGKREEVEVPRRPEAEAARGHEEKRPQPEELRGSRSALHVDSAEKPGKREHLKLEKQGENSEESRVCEKQSREAEPSGEQQAQRGGLPGHGRRAPQGMRPESGPQPPQKPEAPVEETPAPGGKKEAAAPETDRKVEELRWQEVDERQTMPRPYTFQVSSGGKQILFPKVNLSPVTPVKEAGPAPAAHEPGTPRPSPAPPALPSSLSVPHTAILVTGAQLCGPAVNLSQIKDTACKSLLGLSEEKRRADGPGPEQPPRAAEPRAGSGKARAPESAAAGAALAEWASIRSRILRGAETERRGDGGPCRPAEEPPPRARWDSRGSLRKTPPLNAKFSIKPAWQKFSDGGAETSRRNAEAEGGRRRPAPWPGDASGPQPPATGERPRGADGPEPDATEGCKFAKDLPSFLVPSPPYPPQKAGAPAEAGAAPDGEPTGAGGRPDPAAPGQEEKASPFGIKLRRTNYSLRFHCDQQTEQKKKKRHSSTGDSAEGGPPAGSAPGEETAGAAPTPGPAPPAAWKDPADRPASRGPAAPKPALAPKPAGQTPPSSPLAKLSRPYLVELLARRPGRPEPEAAEPGREARESSAPWPPSPPPAERRKAPRRADEEAADPERKPARPEKPPQTPEAARKEKPVLQSRHSLDGSKLAEKVETAQPLWITLALQKQKGFREQQATREERKQAREAKQAEKLSKENVSVSLQPGSSGVSRAGALHKPTTQLEEKKPETAASRLERREQLKKANTLPTSVTGKMSVTLEDKEDISGNPLLLVSHIRPMELGNSTSIMEPPNNPTFIPTIANEGGKHWTVPEVRALIGIWSDINIQQQLEGTVRNKRIFEQIAAKLQKSGIERDWKQCRTKYKNLKHEYKTVRMAQDQGITKSMKFFTELDAILGYNKREKSQEHKFQDEEQATRCANVKTEEKQSVIAGDAAEDDFVSDTSEDLRDRDVKQSPGTGPVPVSLKKTVPEIIANTFPQSVTERKDSTECFYRQKTPYMIQLHQSLASPPGASPAPSPRGIMATAEVLNIGKKLYEGKTKEVYELLDSPGKVLLQSKDQITAGNAARKNHLEGKAAISNKTTSCIFQLLKEAGIKTAFTRMCGETAFIAPKCEMIPIEWVCRRIATGSFLKRNPGVKEGYKFYPPKVELFFKDDANNDPQWSEEQLIAAKFCFAGLVIGQTEVDIMSHATQAIFEILEKSWLPQNCTLVDMKIEFGVDVTTKEIVLADVIDNDSWRLWPSGDRSQQKDKQSYRDLKEVTPEGLQMVKKNFEWVAERVELLLKSESQCRVVVLMGSTSDLSHCEKIQKACGNFGIPCELRVTSAHKGPDETLRIKAEYEGDGIPTVFVAVAGRSNGLGPVMSGNTAYPVISCPPLTPDWGAQDVWSSLRLPSGLGCSTILSPEGSAQFAAQIFGLNNHLVWAKLRASILNTWISLKEADKKIRKGNL